A window of Mangifera indica cultivar Alphonso chromosome 13, CATAS_Mindica_2.1, whole genome shotgun sequence contains these coding sequences:
- the LOC123194922 gene encoding uncharacterized protein LOC123194922, translated as MTLEHSEMDGCRINCSLAYENGDGSTIFVTTKTKNLWDIYGIRSLLLLGLGAQTILTIFGNRRRYRLRYLTRFFLWLSYLTASPVVTLALGKLSGINAKVFDVKGNELVRSEFFDAYLYYAVWFTPFLLLQIGSPSVISYSVEDNKLKFRQLIGLTIQVAISLWIFSKSLRYRIDQLSILLYVAGIVKVAERLRALWSISITENVVIASFAKNDNRTEETSLESSSFSNYSHDLFLLVKAYQRFDRLKPYLENWLGHPSSVHLSSMSVEDCPPKDVFRITEFELSFMYDVLYTKASIGYSNKSLWGRIIFFLALALLLVIVTISWFVEPGLPDVDGIILLLCLLGETVLEIYEMKEFLFSDWLVLQMRKQNRSTFISRSISRIAPKIPRKNHRWSHCIDQFNLLSYCLYEDTTKLGGLIRRIFKVKGYYKEYMKYCVKKHNPVPEELKKLILEQILEVRAQRGWQSFSKRGEGALERCNCLQDLEWSIQTDFDTPAKKQTNFGKAIIIWHIATTVCYYLDDGASESTLNHPLCEMSKVLSDYMTYLLGMIPDMLSIVTGDLLFQGACAQVAEFFKSKQSKDEATLCGNLLVETYFQGIPNNNVFTSDWNVLLQVQKLAKILRERDDKWSIISSVWVEMLFYAAINCPWTLHAEQLKRGGELLTHIWLLLEHEKDQPHDLSLEL; from the coding sequence ATGACGTTGGAGCATTCAGAGATGGACGGCTGTCGGATAAACTGCTCACTTGCATACGAAAACGGTGACGGATCAACTATTTTTGTTACGACAAAGACAAAAAACCTATGGGATATATACGGGATCAGAAGTCTACTACTATTGGGTCTTGGAGCACAAACCATTCTTACCATCTTCGGCAATCGTAGAAGGTACCGTTTAAGATATCTGACCCGATTTTTCCTTTGGTTGTCCTACTTGACAGCAAGTCCCGTGGTAACATTGGCATTGGGCAAGCTTTCAGGAATTAATGCTAAGGTTTTTGATGTGAAAGGAAATGAGCTAGTGCGTAGCGAATTCTTTGACGCATATCTCTACTACGCAGTTTGGTTTACACCATTCCTTTTGCTGCAAATTGGTAGCCCTAGTGTTATTTCTTACTCCGTTGAGgataataagttaaagtttaggCAACTTATTGGGCTAACCATCCAGGTCGCCATCTCACTTTGGATCTTTTCTAAATCACTTAGATATCGGATTGACCAACTCAGTATACTTTTGTATGTGGCTGGAATAGTTAAAGTTGCAGAGAGACTCCGAGCTCTCTGGTCAATAAGTATTACTGAAAATGTCGTGATAGCTAGTTTTGCAAAAAATGATAATCGAACAGAAGAAACCTCACTTGAGTCTAGCTCATTTTCCAATTATTCTCACGATCTGTTTCTGCTTGTGAAGGCTTATCAACGCTTTGATCGATTAAAGCCTTATCTTGAGAATTGGCTAGGCCATCCTTCATCAGTTCATCTTTCTTCGATGAGTGTAGAAGACTGTCCTCCTAAGGATGTTTTTAGAATCACAGAATTTGAGCTTAGCTTTATGTATGATGTGCTCTACACGAAGGCGTCCATTGGCTATTCCAACAAAAGTTTATGGGGTcgcatcattttctttcttgctctAGCTTTGCTTTTGGTGATAGTAACTATATCTTGGTTTGTTGAGCCAGGTTTACCAGATGTAGATGGAATAATTCTCTTACTTTGTTTATTAGGAGAAACTGTACTTGAAATTTATGAGATGAAGGAGTTTTTGTTCTCAGATTGGTTAGTACTTCAAATGAGGAAACAAAATAGGAGCACATTTATCAGCAGATCCATATCGAGAATTGCTCCAAAAATTCCAAGAAAGAATCATAGGTGGTCTCATTGCATAGATCAATTCAACTTACTAAGCTATTGTCTCTATGAAGATACTACAAAGCTTGGCGGGTTGATTAGAAGAATTTTCAAGGTCAAGGGCTACTACAAGGAGTACATGAAGTATTGTGTCAAGAAACACAATCCAGTCCCTGAAGAGTTGAAGAAGTTGATACTGGAACAAATTCTGGAGGTAAGAGCTCAAAGAGGCTGGCAATCTTTCTCTAAAAGGGGGGAAGGGGCTCTTGAAAGATGTAACTGTCTCCAAGATTTGGAATGGAGTATTCAAACAGATTTTGATACCCCAGCAAAGAAGCAAACAAATTTCGGCAAAGCCATTATTATATGGCACATTGCCACCACAGTTTGCTACTATTTAGATGATGGTGCATCAGAAAGTACCTTAAATCACCCCTTATGTGAAATGAGCAAAGTTTTATCAGATTATATGACGTATCTTTTGGGCATGATTCCTGATATGTTATCTATTGTTACTGGTGACCTTCTCTTTCAGGGTGCTTGTGCTCAAGTCGCTGAATTTTTTAAGTCAAAACAATCAAAGGATGAAGCGACATTGTGCGGGAATTTACTAGTTGAAACTTATTTCCAAGGAATTCCCAATAACAATGTGTTTACATCAGATTGGAATGTATTGCTTCAGGTGCaaaaattggcaaaaatattGCGAGAGAGGGACGACAAATGGAGTATTATAAGTAGTGTCTGGGTGGAAATGTTGTTTTATGCTGCGATTAATTGTCCTTGGACTCTCCATGCAGAGCAACTTAAACGAGGTGGAGAATTGCTCACTCATATTTGGCTTCTGCTTGAGCATGAGAAAGATCAGCCCCATGATTTGTCCCTTGAATTGTAA